The nucleotide window CATCTTTTATTAAATAGCGGCGATATGTATCTCTGTCTTCTAGACAATCATCGATAATGACAATAGTCCGCTGTTGTACCATAATTATCCTCTTACTGAGTTAGGAAGAATTACTGCTTCAAACCAGTAATCTATTAACACTTGCACAGTTCGCATCAATTTTTTGACATCAATTGGTTTGAGAATATAACCATTCACTCCACACTGATAACAAACTTCAATATCTTTAGGATTAGAAGAAGTCGTAAAAACCACAACCGGAATCATTTTAAGTTCGCTATCTTGCTTAATTTGTTCTAACACCTCTCTACCATCTGTTCCTGGTAAATTAAGATCGAGAAGAATAATTCCAGGACGAGGTGCTTTTGTTCTATCTTGGTATTGACCATTATGTCGGAGAAAGTCTAATGCCTCATCTCCATCAACACAACGATAGACGACGTTGTTAATTGATGCTTTGCGCAGAATTCGTTCAAAAGCAGCAAAATCTTCATCACTATCTTCAATGACTAGTAATGTTTGAGTTGCTTCTGCCATTTACCCACCTTTACCTTGCAAAGTGAAATAAAATGTACTCCCTTCTCCATATGTCGATTCTACCCAAATACCTCCATCATGACGCTCGACAATTTTTTTAGCAATAGTTAAACCAGCACCTGTTCCACCGCCATATTTATGAACTGTATGTAACCGTTTAAAAATCCGAAAAATCGCATCAAAATGTTTTTCTTTAATACCGATACCGTTATCTTTTACATAGAAAACTGTAGGTGATTCCTTGGAAGTGCGATCGCCGTCTAAAAAACCAATTTCTACTCTTTTAGTTGCCTGATTGTTGTATTTAACTGCATTAGTAATCAAATTACTAAACACTTCACTTACCTGAACTTTATCACAATAGATAGCTGGTAAAGGTCGCGGAATATTAATCTCTACATCAGTTTGTCCGAGACTAATACTTAAAACATCAATCACGTTACTTACTAACTCATTCAAATCGATCTGCTGTACAGAAAGTTCTACTCTTCCTAAACGGGAAAAATGTAGCAATGAATTAATCAAGTCCTCCATGCGCTGTGTCAGACGTACCAATGTTTGTAATTTTGATACTCCTTCAGCATTTAATATTTCAGCATAATCTTCAATCAAGAAGTTTGAGTAGTTATGAATTCCGCGCAGCGGTTCTTTCAAGTCGTGAGAAGCAATATAAGCAAAAGCATCAAGTTCGTTGTTGCTGCGGGCTAACTCGATATTAATTCTGGCAAGTTCATCTGCTTTACGTAAAACAATTGAGACGATCGCACTCCGCAATTCTAAGACAGCATCGATTTCACATGGCTTCCAGGGTAAAGATTGCGATCGCACTGTTTCTTGCCATAGTTCAAATGATTTACGCGGTGATAATCTCCCTTCTTGTTCAAATCTTACTGACTGCTGTGGATCGCCTCCCCAATTCACTGTTTGAATGACTTCTGGACGAAACCACAATACATAATTCTTTTGAATCTGAGAAATTGATAGAACAATTAAACCACTTGCTACATCCTTAAATCTCTCTGCTGTTGGATAAAGCTTCGGCAAACAATCTGTATAAAATATATCATTATCAATTTTTGCCTCTACCCACGCCAGTAAATCATAAATATCACTTTTATTCGGTGTGTTTCCTGCAATTGCTAAGTCTCCATCAGTGCAAATGACAACGCCTTGTGCGTCAACTAATTCTAGTAAATTAGTTTTGTCTTTAACTAAACCTTCCATAAAGTTTTCAGCTAAAGGCATTGCTTCCAAAAACTTGTTTTGAATTGTCTTTAATTTTATTCTGTAATCTAAACTTTCATTTTCTTCTTTGCTAGCTAACTCTAAAGACATGACTTGTCCTAAAAACTCACAAGCAGTCCGAATTTCGTAAGAAACATACTTAGTTGAGTAATGATGACAAGCAATTAACCCCCATAATTTTCTATCTTTATTTAATGAAATTGACATAGAAGCAGTAACCCCCATGTTCTTCAAGTACTCTAAATGGCAAGGGGAAACACTTCTTAAGATTGCATAACTAAGATCGAGAGGTTTATTTGTAATAGAGTTATGCGAAGGAATTAATTGTTTAGGTTGAGCCTCAATATCAGGAATTAGTCGCAGGCGATTGAGTGTATAAAGTTTTTTAGCTTGCTCAGGAATATCAGACGCTGGATAATGTAAACCTAAATAAGCAGTTAACTCTTCTCGTTTTTGTTCAGCAACAACTTTACCAGCTTGTTTACCATCAAACTGATAAATCATAACTCGATCAAAACCTGTTAGTTTTTGGATTTCTTGGGTGATATTTTGACATAATTCAGATAGATTAGGTGCATTTTGCATTTTGGCGATCGCACCTTTGACAAAATGATAAAATCGAATAAAATCTCTTTCTTCTTGAGTTATTTTAGGCTCTAATTCAAGAATGAGTATGCCATCGCAGCGATGAAGTATTCCGTCGAAATCTTTAATCTTGGTACTCTTATTTAAAGAGAGTTTGATCGGGTTAACACTTTCAAAATCTTTGAGTAAACATCCTTCTATAAAAAGAATTTCTTGGGGAGTGAGTAATTCCTTTAAGCTTTTATGGAGTATCTCTTGTGGCTGAAAACCAAGTAGTTCAAATGTGTTATTGCTAACTTGAATAATTTCTAACTGAGGTTCTTTTAATGCAAAAAGGATACCGTGTGGCTGAATTGCTCCAGAAAGATGAAGAAATTCTTTATCATATGCCGTTAAATCGATTGGTTGGACTATGATATTGTCTTTACTTTGACTCATACGCTTTCCTTGAATCCAAAATGCGTTGCTTTAATTTAAAGCGCCTTGGTAACAGCGATAAATAACGGCTAATACCTTCACTATGCCTCAACTGAAAGCTGACACTTCAGATAGGTTTATGGTATTTGATACGCTTGACTTAAAATTTAACTATTTTTTAATCATTGCATCTGCTCGTATGATAATCATTTCAAAAAATTAAGTCTTTTATAAAATTAGTAATAATTTCAATATTACGACTAAAAGGTATCCCAAGCCACGCCAACACAAGTTATTTTCATCCTTTTACTAAAAAGGATGCTCTATGAGCGAATTCTCGAATGCGATCGCCTTAGAATTTGCACTGTCAAAAGACGACTTGCCAGACTTGTTATGAGCAATTAATTATGTATTTTTAAGGCTATTTGAGCATTTATTCCTATTAAAATAGCTTAAAATTTCCTTATAAAACTCAAGCAAAATTTGCATTCCGCGTGTAAGGTTTAAATTAGTTAATAGTCAGGAGCAAAGTATGGAATTGCTATCCAATACTGTAGCGCTGTCACGAATGCAATTTGCCCTCACGGCAATATTTCATATGCTATGGCCTGTACTGACAACAGGTATGGGAATATATTTAGTCATTGTTGAAGGCGTATGGCTAAAAACTCGTAATCCTGACTACTACCACCACGCCCGCTTTTGGGCAAAGTTTTATGTACTGAATTTTGGTATTGGTGTAGCCACTGGTATCCCAATGGAATTTCAGTTTGGTACAAATTGGGCACCTTTTTCCGAAGCTGTTGGTAACTTTTTTGGTAGTGTGATCGGATTTGAAGCTTCCTGGGCATTCATGCTAGAGGCAGCATTTTTAGGCATTATGCTATTCGGCTGGGAGCGCGTCAATCCCATTATTCACTTTACTTCAACAATTCTTGTTGCTGTCGGCGCTAATTTATCGACATTATGGATTTTGACTGCCAACTCTTGGATGCAAACGCCTGCAGGTGGAGAAATGGTAGATGGTAAATTTATTGTTCACGATTACTTTCAAGCTATTTTGAACCCCTTTATGGTGAATAGCGTGTTGCATATGTTCTTTGCGACGCTAGAAACTTCGCTGTTTGTCATTGGTGGAATTAGTGCTTGGTACATTTTCAACAACCGTCAAAGCGCATTCTTCTCCAAGTCATTGAAAATTGCCTTAGCAGCTGCGATCGCTGTTGCTCCCTTGCAAATTTACATTGGACACTTAAGCGGCGAACAAGTTTATCATTACCAACCCTCAAAACTGGCTGCAATGGAAGCCCAATGGCATACTACACCCGCAGGACAACCCGCAGATTGGAGTTTAATTGCGTTTCCCAACGACAAAGCTGAAAAAAATGACTGGGAAATTACTGTTCCCAATGCATTAGGCTACATTCTCGAATTCAAGAAAAACCTTTCTGAACCGGTACGCGGTTTAAGCGAGTGGAAACCCGAAGATCGTCCGCATTTAGTCGGTTTAATCTACTACGCCTTCCGTACCATGATTGCGATCGGCTTTTTCTTTGCTGGATTGATGCTATTTAGCACTTTGCAGTGGTTACGCGGTAAGCTATCACCAGAAAATATCAGCCAGCAAAAGTTATTAATGCTCGGTTGGATTTTTGCTGCACCTTTAGGGTACATTGCAGTAGAATCTGGTTGGATCGTCCGCTGTGTAGGTCGTCAACCTTGGACATTGTATGGACAAATTCGTACAGTTGACGCTGCTTCTCATCTGCCTGCAAGTAATGTCTTAGTCTCGCTCATCGCCTTTGCTAGTGTCTACACAATTCTATTTATTGCAGCAATGTACTTCGGTAGTCGTATAATTCGCCGAGGACCAAACTTAGAATTACCTATACCCAGCCTAGAGATTAGCAAACCTGCAATCAATACAACTCCTGGTGAATTTGTTCCTGATGAACGTCCGGTTGAAGCAGAACAATAACTAAGAGAGTTTTGAGTTTTGAGTTTTGAGTTTTGAATTGAGTAATTTTCTCATCTCTTTTGAAATCATAACTTATACCAAATCCAGTGGCTAGTGATTAGTGGTTAGTGAAAGATTGACTAGCAACTAGCAACTAGCAACTCATTACTAACATTCGCACACGAGATGAACACTTACATAAAGGTAATTTTATGGAAACACTAGAGTATTTTTTACCTCAGGTGTGGTTTGCAATTCTAGCTTTGTTTCTCTTCCTCTATGTGATGCTAGATGGATTTGATTTGGGAGTTGGAATTTTATCGCTAACCTCGTCAGATGAAGAACGTCGAGGATTGTTGATGACTAGCTTAAGTAACATTTGGGATGCTAATGAAACATGGTTAGTACTCATGGGCGGTGGATTATTTGGCGCATTTCCTCTCGCTTATGGAACAATTCTCAGCGCACTTTATATCCCAATTCTCACAATGGTATTCGGGTTTATTTTTCGCGGAGTAGCATTTGAATTTCGCGAGTTATCAAACCGTAAGTTCTTTTGGAATATCGCCTTTGGTGCGGGTAGTTTTACAGCAGCATTAGGACAAGGTTTTGCACTTGGTAGCGTATTAAAAGGCATCAAAGTTGACGAAACTGGACACTTTATTGGTAGTACTTGGGATTGGTTTAGTTGGCAATCAGTACTAGTTGCATTAACTTTGATTCAAGGATATGTTTTGATAGGTTCAACGTATCTTGT belongs to Gloeocapsopsis sp. IPPAS B-1203 and includes:
- a CDS encoding cytochrome ubiquinol oxidase subunit I, whose protein sequence is MELLSNTVALSRMQFALTAIFHMLWPVLTTGMGIYLVIVEGVWLKTRNPDYYHHARFWAKFYVLNFGIGVATGIPMEFQFGTNWAPFSEAVGNFFGSVIGFEASWAFMLEAAFLGIMLFGWERVNPIIHFTSTILVAVGANLSTLWILTANSWMQTPAGGEMVDGKFIVHDYFQAILNPFMVNSVLHMFFATLETSLFVIGGISAWYIFNNRQSAFFSKSLKIALAAAIAVAPLQIYIGHLSGEQVYHYQPSKLAAMEAQWHTTPAGQPADWSLIAFPNDKAEKNDWEITVPNALGYILEFKKNLSEPVRGLSEWKPEDRPHLVGLIYYAFRTMIAIGFFFAGLMLFSTLQWLRGKLSPENISQQKLLMLGWIFAAPLGYIAVESGWIVRCVGRQPWTLYGQIRTVDAASHLPASNVLVSLIAFASVYTILFIAAMYFGSRIIRRGPNLELPIPSLEISKPAINTTPGEFVPDERPVEAEQ
- a CDS encoding response regulator, yielding MAEATQTLLVIEDSDEDFAAFERILRKASINNVVYRCVDGDEALDFLRHNGQYQDRTKAPRPGIILLDLNLPGTDGREVLEQIKQDSELKMIPVVVFTTSSNPKDIEVCYQCGVNGYILKPIDVKKLMRTVQVLIDYWFEAVILPNSVRG
- a CDS encoding ATP-binding protein, which produces MSQSKDNIIVQPIDLTAYDKEFLHLSGAIQPHGILFALKEPQLEIIQVSNNTFELLGFQPQEILHKSLKELLTPQEILFIEGCLLKDFESVNPIKLSLNKSTKIKDFDGILHRCDGILILELEPKITQEERDFIRFYHFVKGAIAKMQNAPNLSELCQNITQEIQKLTGFDRVMIYQFDGKQAGKVVAEQKREELTAYLGLHYPASDIPEQAKKLYTLNRLRLIPDIEAQPKQLIPSHNSITNKPLDLSYAILRSVSPCHLEYLKNMGVTASMSISLNKDRKLWGLIACHHYSTKYVSYEIRTACEFLGQVMSLELASKEENESLDYRIKLKTIQNKFLEAMPLAENFMEGLVKDKTNLLELVDAQGVVICTDGDLAIAGNTPNKSDIYDLLAWVEAKIDNDIFYTDCLPKLYPTAERFKDVASGLIVLSISQIQKNYVLWFRPEVIQTVNWGGDPQQSVRFEQEGRLSPRKSFELWQETVRSQSLPWKPCEIDAVLELRSAIVSIVLRKADELARINIELARSNNELDAFAYIASHDLKEPLRGIHNYSNFLIEDYAEILNAEGVSKLQTLVRLTQRMEDLINSLLHFSRLGRVELSVQQIDLNELVSNVIDVLSISLGQTDVEINIPRPLPAIYCDKVQVSEVFSNLITNAVKYNNQATKRVEIGFLDGDRTSKESPTVFYVKDNGIGIKEKHFDAIFRIFKRLHTVHKYGGGTGAGLTIAKKIVERHDGGIWVESTYGEGSTFYFTLQGKGG
- a CDS encoding cytochrome d ubiquinol oxidase subunit II, which produces METLEYFLPQVWFAILALFLFLYVMLDGFDLGVGILSLTSSDEERRGLLMTSLSNIWDANETWLVLMGGGLFGAFPLAYGTILSALYIPILTMVFGFIFRGVAFEFRELSNRKFFWNIAFGAGSFTAALGQGFALGSVLKGIKVDETGHFIGSTWDWFSWQSVLVALTLIQGYVLIGSTYLVWKTEGALQETHYKTAKLAAWTTLIGAVLITITTPIFYVSARSRLFDRPLVYIFAVIPLIGVWLIWQLLQSLNRKEERAPFVWTILLFLLTFIGLALVVFPYIIPTRITIYEAAADPSSLVIMIIFIGFLIPVMLFYNLYQYVVFRGKVTGGSYGE